From one Humulus lupulus chromosome 8, drHumLupu1.1, whole genome shotgun sequence genomic stretch:
- the LOC133798400 gene encoding protein FIZZY-RELATED 3 produces MDSPPQTKKTGLNLPSGMSETSLRLETFSGSFRGISSLSSPSKSSTCSDRFIPCRSSSRLHTFGLIEKASPVKEGSNEAYSRLLKSELFGSDFGSFSPAGGNQVGSSPMSSPSKNMLRFKTDHSGPSSPFSPSILGHDAGFSSETSTPPKPPRKVPKTPHKVLDAPSLQDDFYLNLVDWSSQNMLAVGLGTCVYLWSASNSKVTKLCDLGPNDGVCSVQWTREGSYIAVGTSLGQVQVWDGTQCKRVRTMGGHQTRTGVLAWNSRILASGSRDRNIFQHDLRVSSDYISKLVGHKSEVCGLKWSHDDRELASGGNDNQLLVWNQHGQQPVLKLTEHTAAVKAIAWSPHQSGLLASGGGTADRCIRFWNTTNGHQLNSVDTGSQVCNLAWSKNVNEIVSTHGYSQNQIMVWKYPSMGKVATLTGHNMRVLYLAMSPDGQTIVTGAGDETLRFWNIFPSMKTPTPVKDVGLWSLGRTQIR; encoded by the exons ATGGATTCCCCACCTCAAACGAAAAAAACAGGGTTAAATCTCCCGTCTGGGATGTCCGAGACATCGCTTCGTCTCGAGACCTTTTCGGGTTCCTTTCGGGGCATATCGAGCTTATCGTCGCCATCCAAATCTTCCACCTGCAGCGATCGGTTCATTCCCTGTCGATCTTCGTCTAGGCTTCACACTTTTGGGCTAATAGAGAAGGCATCACCGGTCAAAGAAGGCAGCAATGAGGCCTACTCGAGGTTGTTGAAATCGGAACTTTTCGGGTCTGACTTTGGCTCCTTTTCTCCTGCAGGTGGTAACCAAGTCGGGTCTTCGCCGATGAGTAGTCCCAGTAAAAATATGTTGAGGTTTAAGACCGATCATTCGGGTCCAAGCTCTCCCTTTTCGCCTTCGATTTTGGGGCACGACGCCGGGTTCTCTTCTGAAACTTCTACCCCTCCGAAGCCACCACGGAAGGTCCCTAAAACCCCCCATAAG GTTTTAGATGCACCATCTCTGCAAGATGACTTCTATTTGAACCTTGTTGATTGGTCCTCACAAAATATGCTCGCCGTTGGATTGGGAACCTGTGTTTATCTATGGAGTGCATCAAATAGCAAG GTAACAAAGTTGTGCGATTTGGGACCTAATGACGGAGTATGCTCTGTCCAGTGGACCCGGGAGGGATCATACATTGCGGTTGGTACAAGCCTTGGCCAAGTTCAG GTTTGGGACGGAACACAATGCAAAAGGGTCCGAACTATGGGAGGCCATCAAACAAGAACAGGTGTTTTGGCATGGAACTCACGCATTTTAGCATCTGGAAGCAGAGACAGGAACATATTTCAACATGATCTTCGGGTCTCCAGTGACTACATCAGCAAGCTTGTTGGCCACAAGTCTGAG GTATGTGGGCTTAAGTGGTCTCATGATGACAGGGAACTCGCTTCAGGTGGCAATGATAACCAG CTCTTGGTATGGAATCAGCACGGCCAACAACCAGTTCTAAAACTGACAGAACATACAGCAGCTGTTAAGGCCATTGCTTGGTCACCCCACCAGAGCGGCCTTCTTGCATCTGGAGGCGGGACAGCCGACAGATGTATTCGCTTTTGGAACACCACAAACGGTCACCAACTGAACAGTGTCGACACTGGAAGCCAG GTATGCAACCTTGCATGGAGTAAGAACGTTAATGAGATAGTCAGCACTCATGGTTATTCCCAGAATCAAATTATGGTTTGGAAGTATCCATCAATGGGAAAG GTAGCCACTCTAACTGGGCATAACATGCGAGTGCTATACCTTGCAATGTCACCTGATGGTCAG ACCATAGTTACTGGTGCTGGAGATGAAACGCTCAGATTCTGGAATATCTTCCCATCCATGAAAACACCG ACACCGGTTAAAGATGTTGGTCTTTGGTCACTAGGACGAACCCAGATTCGGTGA
- the LOC133798402 gene encoding uncharacterized protein LOC133798402: protein MSGAGAPDFFYREAQRLGYVARSAFKLLQIQKQYKLITSGSSVLDLGCAPGAWLQVACQSLGPLNKGGVVVGIDIKKVKVPQHHCDSRAQTVCGDVMNLPRNRIRALSPQQKGFSVILSDMCPPVSGITTKDSALSVELGMRALEVAVGRASLVQTEANLEGLVAGVDDDDDDVNGLLQRGGHLVIKLLESEDGQEFGRICKPLFRKASWLRPKATRSSSREIYLICQGLQSQAKK from the exons ATGAGTGGAGCTGGAGCTCCTGATTTCTTCTACAGAGAAGCTCAACGCCTTGGCTATGTCGCTCGCTCTGCTTTTAAG CTACTTCAGATACAGAAGCAGTACAAGCTCATAACATCGGGATCATCTGTTCTCGATCTTGGTTGTGCTCCTGGTGCTTGGCTTCAG GTAGCATGTCAAAGCTTGGGTCCCCTCAATAAAGGTGGGGTTGTTGTGGGCATTGATATTAAG AAGGTGAAGGTTCCTCAGCATCACTGTGATTCAAGAGCTCAAACTGTTTGCGGTGATGTTATGAACCTACCCAGAAATCGAATTCGGGCACTTTCTCCTCAG CAAAAAGGCTTTTCTGTGATACTGTCTGATATGTGTCCCCCAGTTTCTGGAATCACTACCAAGGATTCAGCTTTATCAGTCGAATTAGGTATGCGAGCTCTGGAAGTTGCTGTGGGTAGAGCCTCCTTAGTGCAGACAGAGGCTAATTTGGAAGGTTTAGTTGCTGGTGTGGATGATGATGACGACGATGTTAATGGTCTATTgcaaaggggtggccaccttgtCATTAAGCTTTTAGAGAGCGAAGATGGGCAAG AATTCGGCCGGATTTGCAAACCATTGTTTAGAAAAGCGTCATGGTTGAGACCTAAAGCTACAAGATCTTCATCAAGGGAGATTTATTTGATATGTCAAGGTCTACAGTCCCAAGCGAAGAAGTAG